Sequence from the Streptomyces sp. R33 genome:
TGCTGGAGACCAGCCCGTCACCGCACGCCGCCCTCGAACGGTGGGCCGACCTCTTCGTCGACTTCCTCGTCACCAAACACGGCCTCGCCGCCGCGATGCAGGCCGACCATTCCGGCTTCGAGACACTGCACGCCTACTTCCTGGACCGCCTCGTGCCGGTGTGCACCCAGTTGCTCGACGCTGCCGCCGCCGCGGGCGAGATCCGCTCCGACCTCGCCGCGTACCCGCTCATGCGCGGCATCGGAAACCTCTGCATCGGCGCCGAAAGCGACCCCCGCTACGACGCCCGCCGACTGGTCGCGCTCCTCGTCGCTGGGCTACGCCGGCCCTGCTGACTGCGGCGCGCGCCGCAGGGAACGGAGTTCTGCGAAGGCGGCCGCGGTGGCACTGGCGGCCTCGGCCTGGTAGACGACCAGCTGCTGGTCCGGGGCACCGTTGACGGTGAAGGCCGAGAACTGGATCTCCAGAGCGCCGACTTCGGGGTGCGCGAGGTGCTTGGGCTGCCGGGTCTTGCCCCGCACCTCGTGCCGCGCCCACAGGGCGGCGAATTCCGGGCTCTTCGCGCGCAGCGTGTCGACGGCCTCGGTGATCCGCGGGGACCCGGGGTCGTAGCCGTACGCGGCACGGATTTCGGCGACGCAGGAGTTCGCGGCCTTCTCCCACTCCTGGTGGAAGCTCCGTCCGGCCGGGTCGAGGAAGACCATGCGGGCCAGGTTGTCGAACCGCTCGAACCCGCTGTGCAGGGCCGCGGCGAGGGGGTTGTACGCCAGGACGTCCAGGGCCGGTCCCAGGACGAAGGCGGGCGTGTCGGGCCAGCTGTCGAGCAACTGCAGGAGCTGGGGGCTCACCGGGGAACGGCCGGCGGGGGTCTCGCGGCGCTCACGGGGCACCCGGGTGAGTCTGCGCAGGTGGTCGAGCGCCTCGCCGTCGAGGTGCAGGGCGGCGGCGATGGCGTCGACGACCTGGGGCGACGGGCTGATCTCCCGACCCTGTTCCAGGCGCATGTAGTAGTCGGGACTCACGCCCGCGAGCAGGGCGACCTCTTCGCGGCGCAGCCCCGGCACCCGCCTGCGGCCGTGCGTGGGCAGGCCTATGTCCTGCGGCTTGAGGGCTTCGCGCCGTGCTCTGAGGAACTCCCCCGTGGGACTGCTGTCGCGCATGACATCAACGTACTGGACGGGCCCTCAGTCCTTGCCCGAAGGACCTGCTTCGTCGGCCCGGCCTCCCTCGCGTTCGCGGCGGACGCGGATCGCGATCTTGCCGCGTACGTGCCCCTCCCGCAGGCGGCGTATCGCGTCCGGGACTTCGGCCAGCGGGTACGTACGGTCCAGCACGGGGGTGAGCGCGCCGGACTCCAGGAGCTCCCCCAGGACGCGCAGGTCCTCGGGGCGGGGCGTGGAGGCGAGGCCACGCAGGCGGTGGCGGGTGAAGGGCGAAAGCAGCAGGGCCCGCAGCTGTCGGTCGTGGCCGCCGATCCAGCGGCCGTCGGTCTCGCCGCCGACGATGACCAGCGTCCCGCGTGGGGTCAGGGCCCGGCGCAGCCGGTGGAGGGGCCGGTTGCCGGCGATGTCGATGACGAGGTCGTAGCGGTGGACCCCGTCGGTGGGATCCTCGCGGGCGTAGTCGACGGCCTCGTCGGCGCCGAGGGAGCGGACCAGGTCCGCCTTGGGGCCGCTGCACACCGCGGTGACGTGTGCGGCCCCCAGCGCCTTGGCCAGTTGCACGGCGTAGGTCCCGACCCCGCCCGCGGCGCCGATCACCAGGACCCGCTGACCGGGCTTCAGGCGGCCGGTGCGCAGGGCCTGGAGGGCGGTGGTCGCCGAGATCGTGACGACCGCCGCTTCTTCGGGCGTGAGCCGGGCCGGCCGCGGAGCCAACTCGTCCTCCTTGGCGCAGGCGTACTCCGCGAAGGAGCCGGTACACGTGCCGTACACCTCGTCGCCCGGCCGGAAGCGGCCGACGCCCGGTCCGACGGCCTCCACGCGGCCCGCGACGTCCAGACCGCGGATCCGCTGTTTGGGGGCCCGCAGGCCGAAGCCCGCCGCGCGGACCGCGTAGGGCGTGCCCGTCATGAGGTGCCAGACCCCCTGGTCGAGACCGGCCGCCTGCACGCGCAGGAGCACCTCGCCCGGCCCGGGGACGGGCTGTTCGGTCTCTTCGAGACGCAGGACGTCGGGCGGTCCGTACACGTCCTGGACGATGGCTCTCATCGGCTGTCTCCCTCGTTGCCTGTGCTGCCGGTCGTCGTGGTGTCGGTCGGGCCGCTGGTGGGAGCCGAGTACTGGAAGACGGTGTCGAGGGGGACCCCGAACACCCGGGCGATCTGGAAGGCCATCTCCAGCGAGGGCGAGTAGCGGCCCTGCTCGATGGCGATGACCGTCTGGCGGCTCACGCCGATGCGGCGGGCGAGTTCGGCCTGGGTCATCTCGCCGTGGGCGAAACGCTGGGCCCGGATGGTGTTGGTGACCCGCGTCGCCTTCACCACGGGTGGAATCCGAAGCGGTACGAGATGACCTTGACCACCGAGCCGAGCACCGACGACAGGACGAAGGCCAGGTAGATGGCGTTGGCGATCCAGAACGGAGCGGCCTCGGCCATCGCGAGCAGCAGGCCCGCCACGCCGCCGATCACGACGAAGGACTGCCCGACGTACTCGCCGAATCGGTGGATCTCGCGGTCGCGCTGGTCCTTGACGTTCGCCTCCTTCGGCGAGGTGGTGGCGATCGCGATGTGGGCGGCGATGGACGCGACGATCGACAGGCCGACCGTCCACAGCAGGGCTCCTGCGTACGGCGCGCGGGTCAGCGGCACTCCTGCGGGGCGCCCCAGCACGACCCACAGGTACACCGCGTAGGACCCGATCGCGACCACCAACATGCTCCAGGCACGTTTCTCCTCGACTGCCACTGCCGCTCCCCATGTCAAGAAAACCAGACATGGGGAGTGTCAAACAGTCGCAACATCATGTCAAGTATT
This genomic interval carries:
- a CDS encoding TetR/AcrR family transcriptional regulator, yielding MNDGGQGAGSAAGSKRKDARRNQQTLLEAAAAVFVSSGVDAPVRDIAAAAGVGMGTIYRHFPTRADLVIAVYRHQVDACAEAGPALLETSPSPHAALERWADLFVDFLVTKHGLAAAMQADHSGFETLHAYFLDRLVPVCTQLLDAAAAAGEIRSDLAAYPLMRGIGNLCIGAESDPRYDARRLVALLVAGLRRPC
- a CDS encoding helix-turn-helix transcriptional regulator, whose protein sequence is MRDSSPTGEFLRARREALKPQDIGLPTHGRRRVPGLRREEVALLAGVSPDYYMRLEQGREISPSPQVVDAIAAALHLDGEALDHLRRLTRVPRERRETPAGRSPVSPQLLQLLDSWPDTPAFVLGPALDVLAYNPLAAALHSGFERFDNLARMVFLDPAGRSFHQEWEKAANSCVAEIRAAYGYDPGSPRITEAVDTLRAKSPEFAALWARHEVRGKTRQPKHLAHPEVGALEIQFSAFTVNGAPDQQLVVYQAEAASATAAAFAELRSLRRAPQSAGPA
- a CDS encoding NAD(P)-dependent alcohol dehydrogenase, translated to MRAIVQDVYGPPDVLRLEETEQPVPGPGEVLLRVQAAGLDQGVWHLMTGTPYAVRAAGFGLRAPKQRIRGLDVAGRVEAVGPGVGRFRPGDEVYGTCTGSFAEYACAKEDELAPRPARLTPEEAAVVTISATTALQALRTGRLKPGQRVLVIGAAGGVGTYAVQLAKALGAAHVTAVCSGPKADLVRSLGADEAVDYAREDPTDGVHRYDLVIDIAGNRPLHRLRRALTPRGTLVIVGGETDGRWIGGHDRQLRALLLSPFTRHRLRGLASTPRPEDLRVLGELLESGALTPVLDRTYPLAEVPDAIRRLREGHVRGKIAIRVRREREGGRADEAGPSGKD
- a CDS encoding helix-turn-helix transcriptional regulator; translated protein: MVKATRVTNTIRAQRFAHGEMTQAELARRIGVSRQTVIAIEQGRYSPSLEMAFQIARVFGVPLDTVFQYSAPTSGPTDTTTTGSTGNEGDSR